A stretch of the Staphylococcus sp. NRL 16/872 genome encodes the following:
- a CDS encoding SAS049 family protein: MGFMDKAKEAADKFKNSDNEQVDKVKDQINEYTGGNNDSDKKDEDDK, from the coding sequence ATGGATAAAGCTAAAGAGGCTGCAGACAAATTTAAAAATAGTGATAACGAACAAGTTGATAAAGTAAAAGATCAAATCAACGAATACACTGGCGGTAATAATGACAGTGATAAAAAAGATGAAGACGATAAATAA
- a CDS encoding LLM class flavin-dependent oxidoreductase, translated as MSNMKFSALNLVPIKEGQSDKDAINDMVALAQKLDELDYERYWIAEHHNAPNLVSSATALLIQHTLEHTQNIKVGSGGIMLPNHAPLIVAEQFGTMETLFPNRVNLGLGRAPGTDMMTASALRRDQHNGVYAFPEEVEQLQTYFGPGNKQAYVRAYPAVGKNVPLYILGSSTDSAHLAARKGLPYVFAGHFAPQQMKEAIQIYKELFEPSEVLQEPYMIVCLNAIVAETDEEAEYLASTLAQVFIGIARGRMQPVQPPTNDLQGLLTPREYEMAKQRFNDSLVGSEATVKQKLEDFIEEYGEIDELMGISYIYDQDKQFESFERLKNVVQSLNK; from the coding sequence ATGTCTAATATGAAATTTTCTGCACTTAATTTAGTGCCTATTAAAGAAGGTCAAAGTGATAAAGACGCCATTAACGATATGGTTGCGTTAGCTCAAAAACTTGATGAGCTTGATTATGAAAGATATTGGATTGCTGAACATCATAATGCACCTAACTTAGTAAGTTCAGCTACAGCATTACTCATTCAACATACATTAGAACATACTCAAAATATCAAAGTGGGTTCAGGCGGTATCATGTTACCTAACCACGCGCCATTAATAGTGGCAGAACAATTTGGTACGATGGAAACACTTTTCCCAAATAGAGTGAATCTTGGTTTAGGAAGAGCACCTGGTACAGATATGATGACAGCGAGTGCGTTACGCCGTGACCAACATAACGGTGTTTATGCCTTTCCAGAAGAAGTAGAACAACTTCAAACGTACTTTGGTCCAGGTAATAAACAAGCGTATGTGCGCGCTTATCCAGCAGTAGGAAAAAATGTACCATTATATATTCTAGGTTCATCAACAGATTCTGCGCATTTAGCTGCACGTAAAGGTTTACCTTATGTATTTGCTGGACATTTTGCACCTCAACAAATGAAAGAAGCGATTCAAATTTATAAAGAATTATTTGAACCTTCTGAGGTATTACAAGAGCCTTATATGATAGTGTGTTTAAACGCTATTGTCGCTGAAACAGATGAAGAAGCTGAATATTTAGCAAGTACGTTGGCTCAGGTGTTTATTGGTATCGCTCGTGGTAGAATGCAACCAGTTCAACCACCAACAAATGATTTACAAGGATTATTGACGCCACGAGAATATGAAATGGCGAAACAACGATTTAATGATTCATTAGTGGGTTCAGAAGCTACGGTTAAACAGAAATTAGAAGACTTTATTGAAGAATATGGAGAAATTGATGAGCTAATGGGTATTAGTTATATTTACGATCAAGATAAACAGTTTGAATCATTTGAGCGTTTGAAAAATGTAGTTCAATCTTTGAATAAGTAA
- a CDS encoding cysteine desulfurase family protein has product MEVYADYAATTPVKPEVIDAMMEIYQSHYGNPSSIHTIGRDARRYLDESRRTVAKLLGAKPSEVIFTSGATESNNTAIKGLVYENEHLGNHIITTKIEHHSVLHVFEELEKEGYDVTYLDVDDTGKVDLDQLEEALTEDTILVSIMFVNNEVGTVEPIYDIEDIVAQSSALLHVDAVQAVGHLDIKFEDFKIDTMSVTAHKFGGPKGVGVLLVKDQTPIEFSQLGGEQETKRRAGTENLAQIVGLTKALELADENRDNNNIHLMQLKELFLVSLQERAIPFEVNGSMVETTGHILNLYFPFIDVETMLTLLDLSNIYVSSGSACTAGSTTPSHVLAAMYEDEERAKHSVRFSFNEQTTEQEIKYIVAEIHKIYHKFKEE; this is encoded by the coding sequence ATGGAAGTATATGCAGATTATGCTGCAACTACCCCAGTTAAACCAGAAGTGATAGATGCAATGATGGAAATTTACCAATCGCATTATGGTAATCCATCTTCAATTCATACAATAGGGCGAGATGCACGTCGTTATTTAGACGAATCTAGAAGAACAGTTGCTAAACTTCTTGGCGCTAAACCAAGTGAAGTGATTTTTACAAGTGGTGCTACTGAATCTAACAACACTGCTATTAAAGGTTTAGTTTATGAAAATGAACATTTAGGAAATCATATCATTACTACTAAAATCGAACATCACTCAGTACTTCATGTCTTTGAAGAGCTTGAAAAAGAAGGATATGATGTTACTTATTTAGATGTAGATGATACAGGTAAAGTAGATTTAGATCAGTTAGAAGAAGCGTTAACTGAAGATACAATTTTAGTTTCAATTATGTTCGTTAATAACGAAGTTGGAACGGTTGAACCAATTTATGATATTGAAGATATCGTTGCTCAATCAAGTGCATTACTACATGTTGATGCTGTGCAAGCTGTAGGTCATCTTGATATAAAATTTGAAGACTTCAAAATCGATACTATGAGTGTCACTGCTCATAAATTCGGAGGTCCTAAAGGCGTGGGAGTGTTATTAGTTAAAGATCAAACGCCTATCGAATTCTCTCAATTAGGTGGCGAACAAGAAACGAAACGACGTGCTGGAACTGAAAATTTAGCGCAAATCGTTGGTTTAACAAAAGCTCTAGAACTTGCTGATGAAAATCGAGACAATAACAATATTCATTTAATGCAATTAAAAGAATTGTTTTTAGTTAGTTTACAAGAACGTGCAATTCCTTTCGAAGTGAATGGTTCAATGGTAGAAACAACTGGGCATATATTAAATTTATATTTCCCATTTATAGATGTAGAAACAATGCTAACATTGTTAGACTTGTCTAATATTTATGTTTCTTCTGGATCAGCATGTACGGCTGGTTCAACTACTCCTTCACATGTTTTAGCAGCGATGTATGAAGATGAGGAACGTGCTAAACATTCAGTACGCTTTAGTTTTAATGAACAAACAACTGAGCAAGAAATTAAATATATCGTAGCTGAAATTCATAAAATTTATCATAAATTTAAGGAGGAATAA
- the mnmA gene encoding tRNA 2-thiouridine(34) synthase MnmA has product MSNKDIRVVVGMSGGVDSSVTAYVLKEQGYDVIGIFMKNWDDTDENGVCTATEDYNDVIAVCNQIGIPYYAVNFEQEYWDKVFTYFLDEYKKGRTPNPDVMCNKEIKFKAFLEHALKLGADYVATGHYARIRRHEDGHVEMLRGVDNNKDQTYFLNQLSQQQLSKVMFPIGDIEKKEVRRIAEEQDLATAKKKDSTGICFIGERNFKSFLSQYLPAQSGEMRTLDGKKMGMHNGLMYYTIGQRHGLGIGGDGDPWFVVGKNLQDNVLYVEQGFHHDALYSDYLIASDFSFVNPVDLEEGFECTAKFRYRQKDTKVFVQKENDNSIRVTFDEPVRAITPGQAVVFYDGEVCLGGATIDDVYKTTGQLSYVV; this is encoded by the coding sequence TTGTCAAACAAAGATATACGCGTTGTAGTTGGTATGTCTGGTGGCGTTGATAGTTCAGTTACTGCGTATGTATTAAAAGAACAAGGTTATGATGTCATTGGTATTTTCATGAAAAACTGGGACGACACGGATGAAAATGGTGTATGTACAGCAACAGAAGATTATAATGACGTGATTGCGGTATGTAACCAAATTGGCATACCTTATTATGCAGTTAATTTTGAACAAGAATATTGGGATAAAGTATTTACTTACTTTTTAGATGAATATAAAAAAGGACGCACACCTAATCCAGATGTAATGTGTAATAAAGAAATTAAATTTAAAGCATTCTTAGAACATGCACTTAAACTAGGTGCAGACTATGTGGCAACAGGACATTATGCTCGTATTCGTCGTCATGAAGATGGACACGTAGAAATGTTAAGAGGCGTAGATAACAATAAAGACCAAACTTATTTCTTAAACCAATTATCTCAACAACAATTATCTAAAGTCATGTTCCCAATTGGTGATATTGAGAAAAAAGAAGTACGTAGAATCGCAGAAGAACAAGATTTAGCTACTGCTAAGAAAAAAGATTCTACTGGTATTTGCTTTATTGGCGAACGTAATTTTAAATCATTCTTATCACAATATCTTCCAGCTCAATCAGGAGAAATGAGAACATTAGATGGTAAGAAAATGGGTATGCACAATGGATTAATGTATTATACGATTGGTCAACGTCATGGTTTAGGTATTGGTGGGGACGGAGATCCTTGGTTTGTAGTTGGTAAAAACTTACAAGATAACGTGCTATACGTTGAACAAGGTTTTCATCATGATGCATTATATAGCGATTACCTTATCGCTTCTGACTTCTCATTTGTAAATCCTGTCGACTTAGAAGAAGGATTTGAATGTACAGCTAAATTTAGATATCGTCAAAAAGATACTAAAGTATTTGTACAAAAAGAAAACGATAATTCAATTCGCGTTACTTTTGATGAACCTGTACGTGCGATTACTCCTGGACAAGCAGTTGTATTTTATGACGGAGAAGTTTGTCTTGGTGGCGCTACAATTGATGATGTATACAAAACAACTGGCCAATTAAGTTACGTGGTTTAA
- a CDS encoding tetratricopeptide repeat protein has protein sequence MVNQETIYEWIKKGQLEQALQALFNNIEEEPNVVENYINAGIVLADAGGVEKAERFFQKAITIDDKNGAVYYNLANLYYNQDRYQEAIKLYQLALKHDMAKVDTNYMIGMAFNQLDSHREAMPFLMTAAELDENNDAEVQFQYGLVLCHLELFKEAIKQLNKVLTIDSKHVDALYNLGLATYMETENVDEAIAYFDKAIEIDPKHLLSQHAKQTFQSLKAQEE, from the coding sequence ATGGTAAATCAAGAAACAATTTATGAATGGATAAAAAAAGGACAGTTAGAACAAGCTTTACAAGCGTTGTTTAATAATATTGAAGAAGAGCCAAACGTAGTTGAAAATTATATCAATGCTGGTATTGTTTTAGCAGACGCTGGCGGAGTTGAAAAAGCGGAACGCTTTTTCCAAAAAGCTATTACAATTGATGACAAGAATGGTGCAGTTTATTATAATTTAGCTAACTTATATTATAATCAAGATCGTTATCAAGAGGCTATCAAACTATATCAACTTGCTTTAAAACATGATATGGCTAAAGTGGATACAAACTATATGATTGGTATGGCATTTAATCAATTAGATTCCCACAGAGAAGCTATGCCGTTCTTAATGACAGCAGCTGAACTGGATGAAAACAATGATGCGGAAGTTCAATTCCAATATGGATTAGTCTTATGTCATTTAGAACTGTTTAAAGAAGCTATTAAACAGTTAAATAAAGTACTCACTATTGATTCTAAACATGTTGATGCATTATATAATTTAGGCCTTGCCACATACATGGAAACAGAAAATGTAGACGAGGCGATTGCTTATTTTGATAAAGCAATTGAAATCGACCCTAAACATTTGTTAAGTCAACATGCGAAACAAACATTTCAATCTTTAAAAGCGCAGGAGGAATAA
- a CDS encoding ATP-dependent RecD-like DNA helicase, with translation MSDPTLFDYSMIKGTVDAILFQNQDNFYTVLKIDTIETNESFDNLPTVVGFFPNIAEGDVYIFKGQVVEHPRYGKQLKAETFEKELPQTKDAIVSYLSSDLFKGIGKKTAQNIVNTLGENAINDILNDATVLEKVPSLPKKKQQQIAEQISANQESEKVMIRLHDLGFGPKLSMAIYQFYQSETLNVLEKNPYQLVYDVKGIGFQKADTLARNNGIEFNDPERLKAGLLYTLEEECIKQGHTYLSYQFVIEVTQEMLSDPRNEEVVEGNQLEEVLQILAEESKLVFENDRVAIPSLYYSELKSVQNLYRIKTYKNKLKEIEQSDLQLHIGEIEDSNNVSYAPSQKEALQTAINSKIMLLTGGPGTGKTTVIKGIVELYAEIHGLSLNYSDYEEDDYPIVLAAPTGRASKRLQESTGLEAMTIHRLIGWNQDTQPEDILDNEINAKLIIIDEMSMVDTWLFHQFLSAVPLDAQIILVGDEDQLPSVGPGQIFKDLIDSNALPRVNLTEVYRQQDGSSIIDLAHRMKHGEPIDITKRYHDRSFINCNVDQIPDVVEKVVSSAVKKGYDMSDIQVLAPMYKGSAGIKRLNQVLQDILNPKKDDVREIEFGDINFRKGDKVLQLVNRPNDNIFNGDIGVIVGIFWAKENALNKDVLVVDFEGNEITFTRQDLLELTHAYCTSIHKSQGSEFPIVIMPIVKQYFRMLQRPILYTGLTRAKQSLVLLGDPKAFEIGLNTQGQTRQTQLRELILAYFEVDTPSEDTSTQGKNGETEGYGLNEEAEESAHDVQDRIVLSEATIYQINPMINMGDVSPYDFVER, from the coding sequence ATGTCAGACCCTACACTATTTGACTATTCAATGATTAAGGGGACAGTAGATGCTATTTTATTTCAGAACCAAGATAATTTTTATACTGTTCTTAAAATCGATACCATTGAAACGAATGAATCATTTGATAACTTGCCCACAGTTGTAGGGTTCTTTCCAAATATTGCTGAAGGCGATGTTTATATTTTTAAAGGACAAGTGGTTGAACATCCTCGTTACGGTAAACAGTTAAAGGCTGAAACATTTGAAAAAGAGTTGCCGCAAACTAAAGATGCGATTGTGAGTTACTTATCAAGTGACCTTTTCAAAGGAATAGGGAAAAAAACGGCTCAAAATATTGTAAATACTTTAGGTGAAAATGCAATTAATGATATTTTGAATGATGCTACTGTTTTGGAAAAAGTGCCGAGTTTACCTAAAAAGAAACAACAGCAAATAGCTGAACAAATTAGCGCAAATCAAGAATCAGAAAAAGTGATGATTCGTTTACATGACTTAGGATTTGGGCCTAAGTTATCAATGGCGATTTATCAATTTTACCAATCAGAAACATTAAATGTACTAGAGAAAAATCCCTACCAACTTGTTTACGATGTGAAAGGTATTGGATTCCAAAAAGCTGATACATTAGCGCGCAATAATGGAATAGAATTTAATGATCCAGAAAGATTGAAAGCAGGACTTCTATATACGCTAGAGGAAGAATGTATTAAACAAGGGCATACATACTTATCTTATCAATTTGTGATAGAAGTTACACAAGAGATGTTAAGTGACCCGCGTAATGAAGAAGTAGTAGAGGGCAATCAATTAGAAGAAGTACTACAAATTCTGGCGGAAGAAAGTAAACTTGTATTTGAAAATGACCGTGTAGCTATACCAAGTCTTTACTATTCCGAATTAAAAAGTGTGCAAAACTTATATCGTATAAAAACGTATAAAAATAAACTTAAAGAAATAGAACAGTCTGATTTACAATTACACATTGGTGAGATTGAAGACAGTAATAATGTGAGTTATGCGCCTTCGCAAAAAGAAGCGTTGCAAACCGCTATCAATTCCAAAATTATGCTCTTAACAGGCGGGCCAGGTACGGGTAAAACGACAGTTATTAAAGGAATCGTCGAATTATACGCTGAAATTCATGGCCTATCATTAAATTATTCTGATTATGAAGAAGATGATTATCCGATTGTCTTAGCTGCGCCTACTGGACGTGCGTCTAAGCGTCTTCAAGAGTCAACGGGACTAGAAGCGATGACGATTCATCGTTTGATAGGTTGGAATCAAGATACGCAACCTGAAGATATTTTAGATAATGAAATCAATGCCAAATTAATAATTATAGATGAGATGTCTATGGTAGATACGTGGTTATTCCATCAATTTCTAAGTGCCGTGCCTTTAGATGCACAAATTATTCTAGTAGGTGATGAAGACCAATTACCTTCAGTAGGTCCTGGTCAAATATTTAAAGATTTAATAGACTCTAATGCTTTACCACGCGTTAATCTTACTGAAGTGTATCGTCAGCAAGATGGTTCAAGTATTATTGATTTGGCACATCGTATGAAACATGGTGAACCAATCGATATTACAAAACGTTATCATGATAGAAGTTTTATTAACTGTAACGTTGATCAAATCCCCGATGTAGTTGAAAAGGTCGTTTCAAGTGCAGTGAAAAAAGGTTATGATATGAGCGACATTCAAGTGTTAGCACCGATGTACAAAGGGAGCGCTGGAATCAAACGACTTAACCAGGTATTGCAAGACATTTTAAATCCTAAAAAAGATGATGTTAGAGAAATTGAATTTGGAGATATTAACTTCCGAAAAGGAGATAAAGTACTCCAATTAGTAAATAGACCTAATGATAATATTTTTAATGGCGATATTGGCGTAATTGTCGGCATTTTCTGGGCAAAGGAAAATGCGCTCAATAAAGATGTACTTGTCGTGGATTTTGAAGGCAATGAAATCACGTTCACTCGTCAAGATTTATTAGAATTAACGCATGCTTATTGTACATCGATTCATAAATCACAGGGCTCAGAATTTCCGATTGTCATCATGCCGATAGTTAAACAATATTTTAGAATGTTACAACGTCCAATACTATATACTGGGCTTACTCGAGCTAAGCAATCACTCGTTTTATTAGGTGATCCAAAAGCATTTGAAATTGGCTTAAATACACAAGGACAAACGCGTCAAACACAACTTCGCGAACTGATTCTTGCTTACTTTGAAGTTGATACGCCTTCTGAAGATACCTCTACGCAAGGTAAGAATGGTGAGACTGAGGGTTATGGTTTAAATGAAGAAGCCGAAGAAAGTGCACATGATGTTCAGGACCGAATTGTGTTAAGTGAAGCAACGATTTATCAAATTAATCCAATGATTAATATGGGTGACGTTTCGCCATATGACTTTGTCGAACGTTGA
- the alaS gene encoding alanine--tRNA ligase, protein MKNLKASDIRQMYIDFFVEKEHMVEPSAPLVPIDDDSLLWINSGVATLKKYFDGRETPRKPRIVNSQKAIRTNDIENVGFTARHHTFFEMLGNFSIGDYFKKEAIEFAWEFLTSDKWMGMEPEKLYVTIHPEDTEAYRLWNEEVGLEESRIIRIEGNFWDIGEGPSGPNTEIFYDRGEEYGQDDPAEEMYPGGENERYLEVWNLVFSEFNHNKDNTYTPLPNKNIDTGMGLERMASISQNVRTNYETDLFMPIIHEVENVSGKKYLEVPEQDVAFKVIADHIRTIAFAISDGALPSNEGRGYVLRRLLRRAVRFSQTLGINEPFMYKLVDIVADIMEPYYPNVKEKATFIKRVVKSEEERFHETLQEGLAILNQLIDKAKASTNEINGSDAFKLYDTYGFPIELTEELSSQEGISVDMATFEEEMQQQRTRAREARQSSQSMQVQSDVLKNINTDSKFVGYETTDYQTTLTDLIFNGEKVESVEAGETIYFILKETPFYAVSGGQVADKGTVSNDNFEIEVQEVTKAPNGQNLHKGVVQFGQVTVNSEVDASVNRDERKDIQKNHSATHLLHAALKEVLGEHVNQAGSLVESERLRFDFSHFGPMTQEEIDRVERRVNEEIWRGISVHIQEMPIAEAKEMGAMALFGEKYGDIVRVVNMAPFSIELCGGIHVDNTAEIGLFKIVSESGTGAGVRRIEALTGKAAFLYLEEVQNKFNAIKTQLKVKSDNQVYDKVIQIQDEQKELHKQLEQRNKEITSLKMGNIEDQIETINGFKVLATEVEVSNPKEIRQTMDDFKSKQQDAIIILASEVNGKVSLIATVPKEYTNQIKAGDIIKNMAPVVGGKGGGRPDMAQGGGTEPENISNSLRFIKDYIKNL, encoded by the coding sequence ATGAAAAATTTAAAAGCAAGTGACATTCGTCAAATGTATATTGATTTCTTTGTTGAAAAAGAGCATATGGTTGAGCCTTCTGCGCCATTAGTACCAATTGATGATGACTCTTTATTATGGATTAACTCAGGTGTAGCAACACTAAAAAAATATTTCGATGGTCGTGAAACACCTAGAAAACCTAGAATTGTTAACTCTCAAAAAGCAATTAGAACTAACGATATTGAAAATGTTGGTTTTACTGCTAGACACCATACATTTTTTGAAATGTTAGGAAACTTCTCTATTGGGGATTATTTTAAAAAAGAAGCAATTGAATTTGCATGGGAATTCTTAACTAGTGACAAATGGATGGGTATGGAACCGGAAAAATTATATGTAACGATTCATCCAGAAGATACAGAAGCTTACCGTTTATGGAATGAAGAAGTTGGTCTTGAAGAAAGTCGCATTATTAGAATTGAAGGTAACTTCTGGGATATTGGTGAAGGTCCTTCAGGTCCGAATACTGAAATCTTCTATGATCGTGGTGAAGAATATGGTCAAGATGATCCTGCTGAAGAAATGTATCCAGGCGGAGAAAACGAACGCTATTTAGAAGTATGGAACCTAGTATTCAGTGAGTTTAACCATAATAAAGATAATACGTATACTCCACTACCAAATAAAAATATTGATACTGGTATGGGATTAGAACGTATGGCTTCAATCTCACAAAATGTTCGTACTAACTATGAAACAGATTTATTTATGCCTATCATTCATGAAGTTGAAAATGTTTCAGGCAAAAAATATTTAGAAGTACCTGAACAAGATGTGGCATTTAAGGTAATTGCTGATCACATTAGAACAATTGCATTTGCGATTTCTGATGGCGCATTACCATCAAACGAAGGACGAGGCTATGTGTTACGTCGTTTATTACGTCGTGCAGTAAGATTTAGCCAAACTCTTGGAATTAACGAACCATTCATGTATAAACTAGTAGATATCGTGGCTGACATTATGGAACCTTATTATCCAAATGTTAAGGAGAAAGCTACATTCATTAAACGTGTAGTGAAATCAGAAGAAGAACGTTTCCACGAGACTTTACAAGAAGGCTTAGCTATTTTAAATCAATTAATTGATAAAGCGAAAGCATCTACAAATGAAATTAATGGTTCTGATGCATTCAAACTTTATGACACTTATGGTTTCCCAATTGAATTAACTGAAGAATTATCAAGTCAAGAAGGCATTAGCGTTGATATGGCGACGTTCGAAGAAGAAATGCAACAACAACGTACTCGTGCTAGAGAAGCACGTCAAAGTTCTCAATCTATGCAAGTACAAAGTGACGTATTAAAAAATATTAATACTGATAGCAAATTTGTAGGTTATGAAACTACAGATTATCAAACTACATTAACAGATCTAATTTTCAACGGTGAAAAAGTTGAAAGTGTAGAGGCTGGCGAAACAATTTACTTTATTCTTAAAGAAACACCGTTCTATGCTGTTAGTGGTGGACAAGTAGCTGATAAAGGTACTGTAAGTAATGATAACTTTGAAATCGAAGTTCAAGAAGTAACTAAAGCACCAAATGGCCAAAATTTGCATAAAGGTGTCGTTCAATTTGGACAAGTTACTGTTAACAGCGAAGTAGATGCAAGTGTAAATCGCGATGAACGTAAAGATATTCAAAAGAACCACAGTGCTACACACTTGTTACACGCTGCGTTAAAAGAAGTATTAGGCGAGCATGTTAACCAAGCTGGTTCTTTAGTTGAAAGTGAAAGATTAAGATTTGACTTCTCTCATTTCGGTCCAATGACACAAGAAGAAATTGATCGCGTAGAGAGACGTGTAAATGAAGAAATCTGGAGAGGCATCTCTGTTCACATTCAAGAAATGCCAATAGCTGAAGCTAAAGAAATGGGCGCTATGGCATTATTCGGTGAAAAATATGGCGATATCGTGCGTGTAGTAAATATGGCACCATTCTCAATCGAGTTATGTGGTGGTATTCACGTAGATAATACAGCTGAAATTGGTTTATTTAAAATTGTAAGTGAATCAGGTACTGGTGCAGGTGTAAGACGTATCGAAGCTTTAACTGGTAAAGCTGCATTCTTATATTTAGAAGAAGTCCAAAACAAATTCAATGCTATTAAAACTCAATTAAAAGTTAAATCAGATAATCAAGTCTATGATAAAGTAATCCAAATTCAAGATGAACAAAAAGAACTTCATAAACAATTAGAACAACGCAATAAAGAAATCACATCACTTAAAATGGGTAATATTGAGGATCAAATTGAAACAATTAATGGTTTCAAAGTACTTGCTACTGAAGTTGAAGTTTCAAATCCTAAAGAAATTAGACAAACAATGGATGACTTTAAATCAAAACAACAAGATGCTATCATCATTTTAGCAAGTGAAGTAAACGGTAAGGTTTCACTAATCGCAACAGTCCCTAAAGAATATACCAACCAAATTAAAGCTGGAGATATTATAAAAAATATGGCTCCTGTTGTTGGTGGTAAAGGTGGCGGCCGTCCTGACATGGCTCAAGGTGGCGGTACTGAACCAGAAAATATCTCAAACTCATTACGCTTTATTAAAGATTACATTAAAAACCTATAA
- a CDS encoding IreB family regulatory phosphoprotein, whose translation MENIDKTMKFNYEEIPKENVESVLNNVHRTLEERGYNAVNQIVGYLLSGDPAYIPRQNDARNQIRHIDRDVIMEELVSNYLKEHKQ comes from the coding sequence ATGGAAAATATTGATAAAACAATGAAGTTTAACTATGAAGAAATCCCTAAAGAAAATGTCGAATCAGTCTTAAATAACGTACATCGAACACTTGAAGAACGTGGCTATAATGCTGTAAATCAAATTGTTGGTTATTTATTATCTGGAGATCCAGCATATATACCACGTCAAAATGATGCCCGTAATCAAATCCGTCATATCGATCGTGATGTAATTATGGAAGAGCTTGTTTCAAACTATCTTAAAGAGCATAAGCAATAA
- the ruvX gene encoding Holliday junction resolvase RuvX produces the protein MLAHKILGLDVGSKTVGIAISDLMGWTAQGLDTLRINEENNEFGIDELVTIIKEHNVGSVVIGLPKNMNNSIGFRGEASLQYKELLQEALPDIEIIMWDERLSTMAAERSLLEADVSRQKRKKVIDKMAAVFILQGYLDSIQ, from the coding sequence ATGTTAGCACACAAGATTTTAGGTTTAGATGTAGGAAGTAAAACTGTAGGCATTGCAATTAGCGATTTAATGGGATGGACTGCCCAAGGATTAGACACTCTGAGAATTAATGAGGAAAATAACGAATTTGGTATTGATGAGTTAGTAACAATTATTAAAGAACACAATGTAGGTTCAGTAGTAATTGGTCTACCAAAAAATATGAATAATTCTATTGGATTTCGTGGCGAAGCTTCGTTACAATACAAGGAGTTGCTACAAGAAGCATTACCAGATATAGAAATAATTATGTGGGATGAGCGCCTAAGCACAATGGCCGCTGAACGCTCTCTACTTGAAGCAGATGTTTCAAGACAAAAAAGAAAGAAAGTTATTGATAAAATGGCCGCTGTATTTATCTTGCAAGGCTATTTAGACTCTATCCAATAA
- a CDS encoding DUF1292 domain-containing protein codes for MTEHNHDHNSELNISNEEELLTLFDEDGNEVLYRKMLEFYHPEFKKEYVILAEEGAQSDDDDMIELIPMINEPDESGDGGKLVPIETDEEWDMIEEVVNTNMEE; via the coding sequence ATGACTGAACATAATCACGACCATAACTCTGAGTTAAATATTAGTAATGAAGAAGAACTATTAACATTATTTGATGAAGATGGTAATGAAGTTTTATACAGAAAGATGTTAGAATTCTATCATCCAGAATTCAAAAAAGAATATGTTATTTTAGCCGAAGAAGGCGCTCAATCAGATGACGATGATATGATTGAACTTATCCCAATGATTAATGAACCTGATGAATCAGGCGACGGTGGTAAATTAGTACCAATCGAAACTGATGAAGAATGGGATATGATTGAAGAAGTCGTTAATACAAACATGGAAGAGTAG